GAGCGTGGCGTCGCACGAGGCGGCGACGTCTCGTGCGAACGCCGGTGCCGCGTCGCCGAAGCCGGGCCAGAGGGAGAGCGGGTGCGACTCGGGGAACACGCCCTTGCCCTGGAACGTCGTCGAGACGGGCGCCTCAAGGCGCTCGGCCAGGGAGACGAGGTCCGCCTTCGCGGCGCCGAGCCCGACGTAGAGGAGGGGGCGCTTTGCGGCTCGCAGGAGCGCCGCCGCACGCTCGACGCTCTCCGCGGGCGGCGCCGTGGATGGTTCGGCGGCGGGGGCGACGATCTCCGTGTCGTGGCGGAAGAGGTACTGGTCGGCGGGCACCTCGACGAAGACGGGGCCGGGCGTCCCGGAGCGCGCGATCCCGCACGCGCGGCGGACGACTTCGTAGAGGTCCGCGCCGCGGGAGGGCAGCATCTGGGCCTTGGTGACGGGGCGCGCGAGCGCGAGCTGGTCGACGTCGTGCAGCTGGTAGGCCTTGCCGGTGTCGCGCCGGATTCCGCAGCCGAGGACGAGCATCGGGACGCAGTCGAGGAAGGCCTCGGCGATGCCGGACATCGCGTGCGTCAGGCCCGCGCCGGGCACGACGTTCACGCAGGCCATGACGCCGGACGCGCGCCACGCGGCGTCCGCCATGAAGGACGCGCTCTGCTCGTCCGTGACGAGGACGGAGCGGATGGTGTCCGACGACGCGAGCGCGTCCCACAGCTCGATGTTGTGCGTGCCGGGGATCCCGAACGCGAGCACGACACCCTCGTCCTCGAGCGCCTTCACCACGAGCTCGGCGCCGGTCCTCTTCATCGCGCCCGTCCGGGGGCGCCGAGGAGCGAGCCCGCGTCTTCGCGGATGCGCTCGGCGGCGCGGTCGGCGAGGGCCATGACCGTGAGGTACGGGTTGATCTCCAGCGAATCGGGGAAGAGGCTCGAGTCCGCGACGAAGAGCCCCGGCCGGCCATGCACGCGTCCCCAAGAGTCCGTCACGGAGTCGGCGGGCGACGAGCCCATTCCGCAACCGCCCATCAGGTGCGCCGCGGAGACGGAGATGCGGCCCGTGCGGAAGTGCCGCTCGTCGACGCGCGCGTCGATCGCCCCGGCCTCCGCGCGCTCGAGGAGCGGCGGATCGGCCGAAGGGGCGTGGACGCGAACGGCGCCCGCCGCGAAGAAGATGCGCGCGGCGGTGCGCGTCGCCCGGACGAGGGACGCGACGGTCTCCTTCGTGAAGGAGTAATGGACGATTGCCTTGCCGTCCGAGTCGACGGAGATGCGGTTTTCGGGGACGGCCTTGTCGCACGCGAGGACGAGGATCATCTGAAGGCGCGGGAAGGCGCGCATGAGCGTCGCGTGCGGGACGCCGAACCCCGTGAGGTTCTTCGCCGTGATGAACGGGAAGTACATGCACGTTTCGAGGACGTAGCCCTCGTCCACGGCGCGGTCGAGGTAGAAGCTCTTCGGGTGCCCGACGTCGTTCGTGATCGGGCGCTCGTGCTCGGCGACGAGGATGTGCGCCGGGTGGCACGTGAAGCCCGCGCCGAGGCGGGGGAGGGACGGTCCGAGGCCCGAGCGCAGGAGGAGCGCCGTCGACCCGATAGAGCCGCCCGCTGCGACGATCGCCTTCGCGCTCACAGTGTATCGCCGGGCGCCCACTCCGAAGGCGCGCCCTTCTCGCCGGGAGCCGGCGCCGAGACGTGGAGCAGGACACGGCCGTCTTCCACGCGCAGCGCCTCGGCGCGCGTGACGGCCTCGACGCCCGCGGCCAGCGCCGCCGGAAGCTGCACGCGGTGCGTGCCCTGCTTGGCGCCGTTCGGGCAGCCGAGGTTGCAGAGGCTGGACCCCTGGCAGCCGCGCAGGTTCAGCGGGAACTGCTCGGCGTGGTATCCCGCCTTCTTGCAGCCCTCGACGAACAGCCGGTTGTTGTCGTTGAGAAGCTCGGGCTCGAGGAGGTGGACGCCGTTCTCGGCCATGAACCTTCGGGACCGCGCCTCCACGTCCGCGTGTGCGAGGCCGGGCACGCGCCAGCCTTCGATCACGCGCTTCGGAGCGATCAGGGACGTGCCCGTGTAGACGACCGTCGAGCCGCCCCAGACGCGCCCGAACGCGAGCGTCATCGCACCGTCCGCCGTCAGGAAGCCG
This sequence is a window from Acidobacteriota bacterium. Protein-coding genes within it:
- a CDS encoding GMC family oxidoreductase codes for the protein MSAKAIVAAGGSIGSTALLLRSGLGPSLPRLGAGFTCHPAHILVAEHERPITNDVGHPKSFYLDRAVDEGYVLETCMYFPFITAKNLTGFGVPHATLMRAFPRLQMILVLACDKAVPENRISVDSDGKAIVHYSFTKETVASLVRATRTAARIFFAAGAVRVHAPSADPPLLERAEAGAIDARVDERHFRTGRISVSAAHLMGGCGMGSSPADSVTDSWGRVHGRPGLFVADSSLFPDSLEINPYLTVMALADRAAERIREDAGSLLGAPGRAR
- a CDS encoding GMC family oxidoreductase N-terminal domain-containing protein; its protein translation is MTTKAYDVVVIGSGASGGTVAEGLAPLARAGYRVLVVEQGARLAESEFTGKEDDMADALYEDGGGFLTADGAMTLAFGRVWGGSTVVYTGTSLIAPKRVIEGWRVPGLAHADVEARSRRFMAENGVHLLEPELLNDNNRLFVEGCKKAGYHAEQFPLNLRGCQGSSLCNLGCPNGAKQGTHRVQLPAALAAGVEAVTRAEALRVEDGRVLLHVSAPAPGEKGAPSEWAPGDTL
- a CDS encoding thiamine pyrophosphate-binding protein, encoding MKRTGAELVVKALEDEGVVLAFGIPGTHNIELWDALASSDTIRSVLVTDEQSASFMADAAWRASGVMACVNVVPGAGLTHAMSGIAEAFLDCVPMLVLGCGIRRDTGKAYQLHDVDQLALARPVTKAQMLPSRGADLYEVVRRACGIARSGTPGPVFVEVPADQYLFRHDTEIVAPAAEPSTAPPAESVERAAALLRAAKRPLLYVGLGAAKADLVSLAERLEAPVSTTFQGKGVFPESHPLSLWPGFGDAAPAFARDVAASCDATLAIGCRFGEVATGSYGMTPPRPLVHVDVDPAVPGRNVPTDLAIAADAAAFVSAFLPRLDRREPDAVLRDRIRSGRAEVDAELAKPSDGRVSPHLLLRALQATFGPETVFTSDSGNGTFLAVEGLRLEKPGRLLSPVDFSCMGYAVPAAVGAKLACPELR